The bacterium DNA segment AATGGGATGAAGCTCCGCACTTCCTGTTCCGGGTGAAGCGTTAACGGACGCGCATAGGAACAGAATCAGCAAAAACAGTAGACGGGTTGGTCGACTTTTCATATGGATACTCCCTTTTTAAGATTTGAATGAATTCTAGGCGCGCCATTTTATGCGTTTGTCATGCAAACGTTATACAAACGTAAAATGAAGCAATCAGAGAGCAATCGTTTCCTGGGAACTTTTTTCCCCCCACTTCGTATTGGAATAGTGTATTAGCTGTATTAAGATAATCGATACAGTTGGGAGGCAAGGCGCTTATGTTATTGCGGATGGATTTGACTTCGGATGTTCCGTTTTACTTACAGATCATTCAACAGATCAAGACGGAAATTGCAAAGGGACGCCTCCACGCAGGTGACGCCCTTCCTTCCGTCAGGGATTTGGCAATGGATCTGGCCATCAATCCGAATACGGTAGCGCGGGCCTATCTTGAGCTGGAACACGAAGGAATCGTATTCAAGCGCCAGGGACACGGAACCTTCATCTCCAGGAAAGCTTCTGTGATCTCTCGCCGTGAAAAGCGCAATCGGATTCAAGCATCGCTGGAGAAGGCAGTAGTGGAGGGGGTTGCCCTTGACCTGACGACTAAGGAGCTTCGCGCCATATTTGAAGCACTGCTTCAAAAACTGGAGGAAACCAGAAAATCAAGGAAGCGAGCCATAAAGTGAGCAACGATTCTGAAGACTACGTGTTGGAAACCCAGGATCTTACCCGGTACTTTGGAACCCTTCCTGCCGTTCGTTTGGTGAGCCTTCGCGTTCCCAGAGGCTGCGTGTTCGGACTGCTGGGAATGAACGGTTCAGGCAAATCGACCCTTATCAGAATGTTGGCAGGCCATCTCCGCCCGCATTCGGGTAGTCTGCGTATTCTGGGGCTCAATCCAGAGGAATATCACTCTAATCTGCGAACTAGAATTGGGTACGTTTCGGAGAAGCGTGAACTTTACGATTGGATGACGGTCGCTGAGAAAATCCAATTCACACGCTCTTTCTACCACAATTGGGATGAGCACAAGCGGCCGGACTGTTGCAACGGTTCGCGCTTCATCCCGAAGAAGCCATCCGGAGTCTGTCCCGCGGAAATCGCGCCCGTCTTTGTTTGTTGTTAGCGCTCTCCTTCAACCCCGAAGTGATCCTGCTGGATGAGCCTACCTCCGGACTTGATCCGAGAGCGAGACGCGATTTTATTGAAAACATTGTGGGAGAAATTGCGCAGTTCGGAAGAACTGTGATTTTTTCTACACACATAGTGGAAGAAGTAGAGCGCGTCGCCGATTACGTGGCGATTCTTCACTGTGGACGTCTCCTATCGGTTGCGAGGGTGGAAGAGATCAAGGCTTCCTACAAGAAAATCCGTTTGGATCACACTCAACCTGTACCGAAGTCTCTCAACCTGGTCTCGATTGAGATTCGAGAAAAGGAAAAAGTCCTGACAGTTAAGGATTGGAATGAAGAAACCGTCCGGCATCTTTCCTGCGAACAGATGCCCATGACCCTGGAAGAGATTTTCGTCGATACAGTCCGCTCCAGCGATGGAGACAAACGATGAACCGCAAAGTTGTTGAGGCTCTCTTCTGGAAAGAATGGCGAGAAACTCGCCGAAGATGGATGGTTTTCCTGCTGATATTCCATCTCCCCGTGTTCGTAGTGCTGGGCAGGTTGAGCTTAGACGGTGCACTGCGAACACAGGTCTTCGCGAATGCAAATGATTT contains these protein-coding regions:
- a CDS encoding GntR family transcriptional regulator yields the protein MLLRMDLTSDVPFYLQIIQQIKTEIAKGRLHAGDALPSVRDLAMDLAINPNTVARAYLELEHEGIVFKRQGHGTFISRKASVISRREKRNRIQASLEKAVVEGVALDLTTKELRAIFEALLQKLEETRKSRKRAIK
- a CDS encoding AAA family ATPase; this encodes MLALSFNPEVILLDEPTSGLDPRARRDFIENIVGEIAQFGRTVIFSTHIVEEVERVADYVAILHCGRLLSVARVEEIKASYKKIRLDHTQPVPKSLNLVSIEIREKEKVLTVKDWNEETVRHLSCEQMPMTLEEIFVDTVRSSDGDKR